In one window of Phalacrocorax carbo chromosome 22, bPhaCar2.1, whole genome shotgun sequence DNA:
- the XKR8 gene encoding XK-related protein 8, producing the protein MGGSRAGGRPRPGRGESVPAPHPAAAAGAAGGGAGGEAALSVWGPAPPMAAPPRFGPLQLALAAAGAAAAALDVAADGWVAAGYARDGQPGWAALALALLAAASVATQACSWLWLRADPPALRPAVPPWLLAALHLLQLGFFFRCLYALKVGWKVCWAKAEEEEEQSRMAFLSHDISMLRLFETFLENTPQLILLLYVILRTNKAEPSQGLGLCTAFLCVTWSLLDYHQSLRSFLQDKYKLSLGSSIIYFLWNLFLICPRILTVTLFALLWPYGMAVHFPLVWLAMFLWVSLQGTDFMESPGAEQLYRAIVAVILYFSWFNVAQGRTLYRSIIYHGFILVDSMMLALSWLWCRSPSDNDSYLVPVVSAALPCYLLGLVLRVTYYKWLHPNVWAQQEGGYDEVDANRGSDGLGFCSLSVPHLVNRRMQWLAQTQFSIPRLARQCFLNGAAAVESAV; encoded by the exons ATGGGAGGgtcccgggccggggggcgccccCGCCCGGGAAGGGGCGAGAGCgtccccgccccccaccccgcggcggcggcgggagctgccgggggcggggccggcggggaaGCGGCGCTGTCCGTGTGGGGCCCCGCCCCACCGatggccgccccgccgcggtTCGGGCCGCTGCAGCtggcgctggcggcggcgggggcggcggcggcggcgctggacGTGGCCGCCGATGGGTGGGTGGCGGCGGGGTACGCGCGGGACGGGCAGCCCGGCTGGGCCGCgctggccctggccctgctggccGCCGCCTCGGTCGCCACCCAGGCCTGcagctggctctggctccgCGCCGACCCGCCCGCCCTGCGCCCCGCCGTGCCGCCGTGGCTGCTCGCCGCCCTCCACCTTCTCCAGCTCGGCTTCTTCTTCAG GTGCCTCTATGCTCTGAAGGTGGGCTGGAAGGTGTGCTGGGCGaaggcggaggaggaggaggagcagagccGCATGGCCTTCCTCTCCCATGACATCAGCATGCTGCGCCTCTTCGAGACCTTCCTGGAGAACACCCCGCAGCTCATCTTGCTCCTCTATGTTATCTTGCGGACAAACAAGGCAGAGCCCTCCCAGG GACTGGGGCTCTGCACCGCGTTCCTGTGCGTGACCTGGTCTCTACTGGACTACCACCAGTCCCTCCGCTCCTTCTTGCAGGACAAGTACAAGCTAAGCCTGGGCTCCTCCATCATCTACTTCCTGTGGAACCTCTTCCTCATCTGCCCCCGCATCCTCACGGTCACCCTCTTTGCCCTGCTCTGGCCCTACGGCATGGCTGTCCACTTCCCGCTCGTGTGGCTGGCGATGTTCCTCTGGGTCAGCCTGCAGGGCACAGACTTCATGGAGTCACCTGGCGCCGAGCAGCTCTACCGGGCCATAGTGGCCGTGATCCTCTACTTCAGCTGGTTCAACGTGGCGCAGGGGAGGACGCTGTACCGCAGCATCATCTATCACGGCTTCATCCTGGTAGACAGCATGATGCTGGCCCTGTCCTGGCTTTGGTGCCGGTCCCCATCTGACAACGACTCGTACCTCGTGCCAGTGgtctctgctgccctgccctgctatctgctggggctggtgctcAGAGTCACCTACTACAAGTGGCTTCACCCCAATGTGTGGGCGCAGCAAGAAGGTGGCTATGACGAGGTGGATGCCAACAGGGGGAGCGATGGGCTGGGGTTCTGCTCGCTCTCGGTGCCACACCTCGTAAACAGACGGATGCAGTGGCTGGCCCAGACACAGTTTTCCATCCCCCGGCTGGCGAGGCAGTGCTTCCTGAatggggctgctgctgttgaGTCAGCTGTCTGA